Proteins encoded together in one Marinobacter salsuginis window:
- a CDS encoding D-amino acid dehydrogenase: MHILVLGAGVVGITTAWYLQKQGHQVTVVDRQNQPGVETSYANGGQISVSHAEPWANPSAPLKVLKWLTKPDAPLLFRPTLDPSQWRWALSFLGQCTSARAAHNIRQMVNLGTYSRSQLQALRKEAGIEYNHLEKGILHFYTNPAEFDGAIEPTRIMQDLGCDRQIIDADRAVELEPALKPIQDRIAGATYTSEDESGDARMFTQNLAKRCAEAGVEFRYGTEILAFERAGERVLGVQTLHDGHHETLRADAYVLSMGSFSAALARQLGIFLNIYPAKGYSITVPVKNEEAAFQVSLTDDEYKLVFSRLGDRMRVAGTAELSGYSRKLNYTRCRAIVRRTAEVMPEAGYWDQAEFWTGLRPATPSNVPYIGKSHFANLYLNTGHGTLGWTHSCGSAAALADIIDGRKPEVDFTFSGL; the protein is encoded by the coding sequence ATGCATATACTGGTTTTGGGCGCAGGCGTTGTGGGCATTACCACAGCCTGGTATCTGCAGAAGCAGGGGCACCAGGTAACCGTGGTTGATCGCCAGAACCAGCCCGGCGTGGAGACCAGTTATGCCAACGGGGGGCAGATCTCGGTCTCCCATGCCGAACCCTGGGCCAATCCATCAGCGCCCCTGAAGGTGTTGAAATGGCTCACCAAGCCGGATGCGCCTCTGCTGTTCCGGCCAACGCTGGATCCCAGCCAGTGGCGCTGGGCGCTTTCCTTCCTGGGGCAATGCACGTCGGCCAGGGCCGCTCACAATATCCGCCAGATGGTGAACCTTGGCACCTACAGCCGTAGCCAGTTGCAGGCTCTTCGCAAGGAGGCCGGTATAGAGTACAACCACCTCGAGAAGGGTATCCTGCATTTCTACACCAATCCGGCCGAATTTGACGGTGCCATCGAGCCTACCCGAATCATGCAGGATCTTGGCTGTGACCGGCAGATCATCGACGCTGACCGCGCAGTTGAACTGGAGCCGGCACTCAAACCGATCCAGGACCGGATCGCGGGTGCAACCTACACCTCTGAAGATGAGTCCGGTGATGCCCGGATGTTTACCCAGAACCTGGCAAAACGCTGCGCCGAGGCGGGAGTAGAGTTCCGGTACGGCACTGAAATTCTTGCGTTCGAGCGTGCCGGTGAACGGGTGCTTGGCGTCCAGACCCTTCACGACGGCCACCATGAGACGCTCCGTGCAGACGCCTACGTGCTGAGCATGGGGAGTTTCAGTGCGGCACTCGCCCGGCAGCTGGGCATTTTCCTGAACATCTATCCGGCCAAGGGTTATTCGATTACCGTGCCGGTGAAAAACGAAGAGGCGGCGTTCCAGGTCAGCCTGACCGACGATGAGTACAAGCTGGTATTCTCACGCCTGGGCGATCGCATGCGTGTGGCAGGCACGGCAGAACTCAGTGGCTACAGCCGGAAACTGAATTACACCCGTTGTCGCGCCATCGTCCGGCGCACTGCGGAAGTTATGCCAGAGGCGGGCTACTGGGACCAGGCCGAATTCTGGACCGGTCTGCGGCCGGCAACTCCCTCCAATGTGCCCTACATCGGAAAGAGCCACTTTGCCAACCTCTACCTGAACACCGGGCACGGCACCCTGGGGTGGACCCATTCCTGTGGCTCCGCCGCCGCGCTTGCGGACATTATTGACGGCCGTAAGCCTGAGGTGGATTTTACGTTTTCCGGGCTATAG
- a CDS encoding translation initiation factor Sui1, with protein MKKRSEGGLVFSTEQGRMCPDCRNPVNECTCAAASRPAGDGIVRVSRETKGRKGKGVTLITGIPLDDKELKAYAKVLKAKCGTGGTVKDGVVEIQGDQRDLLVPLLEQKGWIVKRAGG; from the coding sequence ATGAAGAAGCGATCTGAGGGCGGCCTGGTTTTCTCGACAGAACAGGGGCGCATGTGCCCCGATTGCCGTAACCCGGTGAACGAGTGCACCTGCGCTGCAGCGTCGCGGCCGGCCGGCGACGGCATTGTCCGGGTGAGCCGGGAAACCAAGGGCCGCAAAGGCAAGGGTGTCACCCTGATTACCGGCATTCCACTGGATGACAAGGAACTGAAGGCTTACGCCAAGGTGTTGAAAGCCAAATGCGGCACCGGTGGTACGGTAAAAGACGGCGTAGTCGAGATTCAGGGCGACCAGCGGGACCTCCTGGTTCCACTTCTCGAACAGAAAGGGTGGATCGTCAAGCGCGCCGGTGGCTGA
- a CDS encoding DUF4136 domain-containing protein, which produces MRFLMLALVTLAMTGCASNVVTDYNSSVVFGNYSSWAFASGTNESSFTSLDGTRVRSAVERELNRKALRQVPEAEADLLVSWQIVPEERLEQTGLGLGFGFGSGNFGWALSAPPPVREIEEGKLVVELADSKSKEVVWRAASRRYLNENQSPETRRELIDEVVAEMFTKYPPGLD; this is translated from the coding sequence ATGCGTTTTCTGATGTTGGCGCTTGTCACACTGGCCATGACCGGTTGCGCCAGCAATGTGGTGACCGACTACAACTCGTCTGTGGTTTTTGGGAATTATTCATCCTGGGCGTTTGCCAGTGGTACGAACGAGTCGTCATTCACCTCACTCGACGGCACACGGGTACGCAGTGCCGTTGAGAGGGAGCTGAATCGCAAAGCGTTGCGACAGGTGCCTGAGGCGGAAGCGGATTTGCTTGTAAGCTGGCAGATTGTGCCGGAAGAGAGGCTCGAACAGACTGGCCTGGGCCTCGGGTTTGGCTTTGGTAGCGGAAATTTCGGCTGGGCCTTGTCCGCGCCGCCACCGGTGCGTGAAATTGAAGAGGGCAAGCTGGTGGTCGAACTGGCGGACAGCAAGTCGAAGGAAGTTGTCTGGCGTGCAGCCAGTCGCCGCTACCTCAATGAAAACCAGTCACCCGAGACCCGCAGGGAGCTGATCGACGAGGTCGTGGCTGAAATGTTTACCAAGTATCCCCCCGGTCTTGATTAA
- a CDS encoding YigZ family protein → MKKDYPVPAGYLERETEVKKSRFIARVAPVSSREEVKDWLEQAHQDHPDARHICWAYQIGRPGSAAEAAMNDDGEPSGTAGKPILNVIQHKDMGDVLVMVIRYFGGIKLGAGGLVRAYAGAAESVLSAVDRVVQTPMTDALVSLSFADEQPLRHWCDVNGASVESVDYGASVRARVLVPEDQLAAFGAFCDAQKLDYSFER, encoded by the coding sequence ATGAAAAAAGATTACCCCGTTCCAGCAGGATACCTTGAGCGTGAAACGGAAGTGAAGAAAAGCCGGTTCATTGCCCGGGTAGCGCCCGTGAGTTCCCGGGAGGAGGTGAAAGACTGGCTGGAACAGGCACACCAGGACCACCCGGACGCCCGTCATATCTGCTGGGCCTACCAGATCGGCCGCCCTGGTTCTGCCGCTGAGGCCGCCATGAACGACGATGGCGAGCCCTCCGGAACCGCCGGGAAGCCGATTCTCAACGTGATTCAGCACAAGGATATGGGCGATGTCCTGGTGATGGTTATCCGGTACTTCGGCGGGATCAAGCTGGGTGCCGGCGGACTGGTGCGGGCCTATGCCGGGGCGGCAGAGAGCGTGCTGTCAGCGGTTGACCGGGTGGTGCAAACACCCATGACGGACGCGCTGGTTTCCCTGTCCTTCGCCGATGAGCAGCCCCTGCGACACTGGTGCGACGTTAACGGTGCATCGGTGGAGTCTGTTGATTATGGCGCGTCCGTTCGCGCCCGGGTGCTGGTTCCGGAGGACCAACTGGCAGCGTTCGGGGCTTTCTGCGATGCCCAGAAGCTGGATTACAGTTTTGAAAGGTGA
- a CDS encoding sensor histidine kinase produces MKQRPMFPLFWRIFLSIWLAMAVTVVASNLATRMLLDREREAIERQAGLRDLAEEAIAIREAGDRSAAWRFLRDEGERLELFLVLLEQDENDGKLPSFIRDRMKSGWYPQKPAVLDVGGDYRLVAWPRVQGAGWLNPRFFRAIELGLALLMISLACWWIARMVSRPLRHMETTARAIAGGDNSLRVSDKIAQRRDEVGQLATAFNAMTEQLCSLLDRQKHLLRDISHDLRTPLTRQRIAIELANEAGADEELMASILRQNERLETMTGQILTLYRVTEAGGNIEREPLRLVHVVNQVLTDAADYAEHQGVDCKLVVSPESSRASVLGDEGLLQRAIDNILQNALDHTPPGRAVHLAVTVADDLLSLTVDDEGPGVADEMIGQLFEPFFRADKSRGGKGWGLGLAIARDIVAAHDGVIAAAAGEHGGLRVTLRLPVFFGGG; encoded by the coding sequence ATGAAGCAGCGGCCCATGTTCCCGCTGTTCTGGCGGATCTTCCTCTCCATCTGGCTGGCCATGGCGGTCACCGTGGTGGCCAGTAACCTGGCAACCAGAATGCTCCTGGATCGCGAACGGGAAGCGATCGAGCGGCAGGCAGGGCTCAGGGATCTGGCCGAGGAGGCAATCGCTATCCGTGAGGCTGGTGATCGAAGCGCTGCCTGGCGTTTTCTGAGGGACGAGGGCGAGCGTCTTGAACTGTTTCTGGTGCTGCTGGAGCAGGATGAAAATGATGGCAAGCTGCCTTCGTTCATTCGCGACCGAATGAAATCCGGCTGGTACCCGCAGAAACCGGCGGTTCTGGATGTGGGCGGTGATTACCGCCTGGTGGCCTGGCCGCGGGTGCAGGGCGCCGGCTGGCTCAACCCCAGGTTCTTCCGGGCTATCGAGCTGGGCCTGGCTCTATTGATGATTTCCCTGGCGTGCTGGTGGATTGCCCGCATGGTATCAAGACCGCTGCGGCATATGGAAACCACCGCCCGCGCGATTGCGGGAGGGGACAATTCACTCAGGGTCAGCGACAAGATCGCGCAACGCAGGGATGAGGTAGGGCAACTGGCAACAGCCTTCAATGCCATGACAGAGCAGCTTTGCAGTCTTCTGGATCGCCAGAAACACTTGCTTCGGGATATTTCCCACGATCTGCGAACGCCGCTCACCCGCCAGCGTATTGCCATTGAACTGGCGAACGAAGCCGGCGCAGACGAAGAGCTTATGGCGAGTATTCTGCGCCAGAACGAGCGGCTCGAAACCATGACCGGGCAGATACTGACGCTGTACCGGGTTACGGAGGCCGGCGGCAATATTGAGCGCGAGCCCCTCCGGCTGGTACATGTAGTCAATCAGGTGCTCACGGATGCGGCCGATTATGCCGAACACCAGGGGGTGGACTGCAAGCTCGTGGTGTCGCCTGAAAGCTCGCGGGCATCGGTATTGGGTGATGAGGGGCTTCTGCAGCGAGCAATCGACAACATCCTTCAAAACGCCCTGGATCACACACCACCAGGCAGAGCTGTTCACCTGGCCGTCACGGTGGCCGATGACTTGTTGAGTCTGACGGTTGATGATGAAGGGCCAGGCGTTGCGGATGAGATGATTGGTCAGCTTTTTGAGCCGTTCTTCCGGGCGGACAAGTCCCGCGGCGGCAAGGGATGGGGCCTGGGCCTGGCCATCGCCAGAGACATTGTTGCTGCCCACGATGGAGTGATCGCGGCAGCGGCGGGCGAGCATGGAGGGTTAAGGGTGACGCTTCGCCTTCCTGTGTTTTTCGGCGGTGGCTGA
- a CDS encoding response regulator transcription factor has protein sequence MQNRVLLVEDDDELRQLLARYLTNQGFTVREAANGRDGLALALGQDCDIVVLDIMLPDISGLEVLRELRAETHLPVVLLTARGDETDRIVGFEVGADDYIPKPCNPRELVARLQALLRRIAWDQKTEVNAARTYGDLRVEPGHRRIYQNDVAMELTATEYEVLQVLLAHAGSVVRKTDLMQWALGRRLEAYDRTLDMHISNLRKKLGNDDPPRIETVRGLGYSYRVPE, from the coding sequence ATGCAGAACAGGGTGTTACTGGTCGAAGACGATGATGAATTACGGCAACTGCTCGCACGTTACCTGACCAATCAGGGGTTCACCGTTCGCGAGGCGGCAAACGGGCGGGACGGACTGGCCCTGGCGCTTGGCCAGGACTGCGATATTGTCGTGCTCGACATAATGTTGCCCGACATCAGTGGTCTTGAGGTGCTGCGGGAATTGAGGGCAGAGACGCATCTGCCGGTTGTGCTGCTGACTGCCCGAGGCGATGAAACCGATCGGATTGTGGGTTTTGAAGTCGGTGCTGATGATTACATTCCCAAGCCCTGCAACCCTCGCGAGCTGGTGGCCCGGCTGCAGGCGCTGTTGCGGCGGATTGCCTGGGACCAGAAAACCGAAGTCAATGCGGCGCGGACCTATGGCGATCTGAGAGTCGAGCCCGGCCATCGCCGGATTTATCAGAACGATGTAGCCATGGAACTGACCGCCACCGAATACGAGGTTCTCCAGGTCCTGCTGGCCCATGCCGGCAGCGTCGTACGCAAAACGGACCTGATGCAATGGGCCCTGGGACGCCGGCTCGAGGCATACGACCGAACCCTGGATATGCACATCAGTAACCTTCGCAAAAAGCTGGGCAACGACGATCCGCCCCGGATTGAGACCGTTCGGGGGCTGGGTTACAGCTATCGGGTGCCGGAATGA
- a CDS encoding GNAT family N-acetyltransferase, which yields MPESGQATLTLETCASINDIPAREWERLAGCTNPFLRYEFFQALEASGCTSEATGWSPSHLVFKSDDKIVGLAPAFLKSHSMGEYVFDWAWADAYQRHGLAYYPKLLIAIPFTPSAGPRLLLAPDLREQLTPEQIHDLLDTLTDKLGAHSWHLLFPDSEDQKLLQHDQELHRIGCQFHWHNHGYGNFEDFLAALTSRKRKSIRKERRQVAEQGISFARFHGRDIPEHVLSAFYVFYQATYLKRGQRPYLNKRFFELLREQLPEHVHLVIAQREGEMIAGALFLAGKTTLYGRYWGCLDEYNQLHFETCYYQGIELAMELGLSHIDAGAQGEHKLVRGFEPVITHSWHGILHPGFREAIENFTHEETEHVLGYFKEAQSVLPFRQQTQD from the coding sequence ATGCCAGAATCCGGACAAGCGACTCTTACCCTGGAAACCTGCGCCAGCATCAACGACATTCCCGCACGAGAGTGGGAACGACTGGCGGGCTGCACCAACCCTTTTCTTCGCTACGAGTTTTTCCAGGCTCTCGAAGCCTCCGGCTGCACGTCCGAAGCCACCGGTTGGTCTCCCAGCCACCTTGTGTTCAAGTCGGACGACAAAATCGTGGGCCTGGCACCGGCTTTCCTGAAAAGCCACTCCATGGGGGAATATGTTTTCGATTGGGCCTGGGCCGATGCCTATCAGCGACATGGCCTTGCGTACTATCCGAAATTGCTGATCGCCATCCCGTTTACGCCTTCTGCCGGGCCCCGACTGTTGCTGGCCCCGGACCTGCGGGAACAACTGACACCCGAGCAGATTCATGATCTGCTGGACACGCTGACCGACAAACTGGGCGCCCACTCCTGGCACCTTCTCTTTCCGGACAGCGAGGACCAGAAACTGCTCCAGCACGACCAGGAGCTACACCGCATTGGATGCCAGTTCCACTGGCACAACCACGGTTACGGGAACTTCGAGGATTTCCTGGCAGCTCTGACGTCCCGCAAGCGAAAATCCATACGCAAGGAGCGTCGCCAGGTTGCTGAACAGGGCATTTCCTTTGCCCGTTTCCACGGCCGGGATATTCCCGAGCATGTGCTGTCTGCCTTCTATGTGTTTTACCAGGCTACCTACCTGAAACGGGGCCAGCGGCCGTACCTCAACAAGCGCTTCTTTGAGCTGCTTCGGGAACAGTTACCCGAACATGTGCACCTCGTGATCGCCCAGCGCGAAGGTGAAATGATTGCCGGAGCGCTGTTCCTGGCAGGCAAAACCACCCTGTACGGGCGTTACTGGGGGTGCCTGGACGAATACAACCAGCTGCACTTCGAAACCTGCTATTACCAGGGCATCGAGCTGGCCATGGAGCTGGGCCTCAGCCACATTGACGCCGGCGCCCAGGGCGAGCATAAACTGGTGCGCGGTTTTGAGCCGGTGATTACCCATTCCTGGCACGGAATCCTTCACCCCGGCTTCCGAGAGGCGATAGAAAACTTCACCCACGAAGAAACCGAACACGTCCTCGGGTACTTCAAAGAGGCACAATCTGTCCTACCCTTTCGACAGCAGACGCAGGATTAA
- a CDS encoding dodecin, which translates to MSDHHVYKKVEIVGSSKKSIEDAIENALEECGKSVRNMEWFEVTETRGHIVDGKVGHYQVVMKVGFRIADS; encoded by the coding sequence ATGTCTGACCATCATGTCTACAAAAAAGTGGAAATTGTCGGGTCTTCCAAGAAGAGCATTGAAGACGCCATCGAGAACGCACTGGAGGAGTGCGGCAAAAGTGTTCGCAACATGGAGTGGTTTGAGGTAACCGAAACCCGCGGCCATATCGTGGATGGCAAGGTCGGCCATTATCAGGTGGTTATGAAAGTAGGGTTTCGTATCGCTGACAGCTAA
- a CDS encoding DUF3750 domain-containing protein: MKRFLKYTSWFVGAVLLLLSGPILLATSGSLQGAESWQTATRESARIAPLPEQADEAIVQVYGARAWSWRGYFAVHTWIATKEKGASHYRVHEVTGWRSYVVDSRPGEPDRHWYGAKPELYADIRGEEAEKLIPDIYRAVESYPYPTEYEAWPGPNSNTFVAWVIREVPGLDVALPNHAIGKDYLGDRVFAEVPGGAGYQVSLGGYFGVLAGVREGLELNLLGLSFGINPMALGVKLPGIGELALRNTNPMPEVSP, translated from the coding sequence ATGAAACGATTTCTGAAATACACCAGCTGGTTTGTCGGTGCGGTGCTCCTGCTGCTTTCCGGCCCAATCCTGCTGGCCACCAGCGGCAGCTTGCAGGGAGCGGAGAGCTGGCAGACAGCCACCCGGGAAAGCGCCCGCATTGCGCCCCTGCCCGAACAGGCCGACGAGGCCATCGTCCAGGTCTACGGGGCTCGGGCCTGGAGCTGGCGAGGCTACTTTGCAGTCCATACCTGGATAGCCACCAAGGAAAAAGGCGCCAGCCACTACCGGGTTCATGAAGTTACAGGTTGGCGCAGCTACGTGGTCGATTCCCGGCCGGGTGAACCGGACAGGCACTGGTATGGTGCGAAACCGGAACTCTATGCTGATATCCGCGGAGAAGAGGCAGAAAAGCTTATTCCCGACATCTACCGGGCAGTGGAATCCTACCCCTACCCGACCGAATACGAAGCCTGGCCGGGCCCCAACAGCAATACCTTCGTGGCCTGGGTGATACGGGAGGTTCCTGGACTTGATGTCGCTTTGCCCAACCACGCTATTGGCAAGGACTACCTGGGCGATCGGGTGTTCGCAGAGGTTCCGGGTGGCGCTGGTTACCAGGTTTCGCTGGGCGGGTATTTTGGCGTGTTGGCAGGTGTCCGCGAAGGGCTGGAACTGAACCTTTTGGGTCTTTCTTTCGGGATTAACCCGATGGCACTCGGAGTCAAGCTACCCGGCATTGGGGAACTAGCACTCAGAAATACCAACCCAATGCCAGAAGTCAGTCCCTAG
- a CDS encoding AzlD family protein, whose protein sequence is MAIETTTAGILLLIAIMTVVTLATRFGGVFIMSFVKINPRIESFINTMASSVLIAIIVPMAFSGDLGAVAALVVTAVIMLALRKPLPAIAAGIAAAGLVRYLA, encoded by the coding sequence ATGGCCATTGAAACCACCACGGCCGGTATACTCCTGCTGATCGCGATCATGACAGTGGTCACGCTGGCGACCCGTTTCGGCGGCGTATTTATCATGTCCTTTGTAAAGATCAACCCTCGCATCGAGAGCTTCATCAACACCATGGCCAGCTCCGTGCTGATCGCCATTATCGTTCCCATGGCGTTCAGTGGTGACCTCGGGGCAGTCGCTGCTCTGGTGGTCACAGCGGTGATCATGCTGGCTCTTCGCAAACCCCTGCCAGCCATTGCAGCGGGGATTGCGGCTGCTGGACTCGTCCGCTATCTGGCGTAA
- a CDS encoding AzlC family ABC transporter permease, with translation MSVASYSYQLQPARVRVEFFRLLPISLFVVAFGAAFGLAATQKGLEPLQAVLMSATVFAGASQFAAVDMWGAEVSVLPMIAVVFAINSRHLLMGASLYPMLRDVSPGKRYGLLLLLTDANWAVSAQEYQSGRRNLEVILGGGLALWLAWIIGTGLGVYFGGLLQNPKSLGLDMVLGCFLLAMALGGKKSPRVLVAWTVAALASLAAWKWLPPNTHVVVGALAGGAIGFFWLEQKPADTQRQPDIEEASDGH, from the coding sequence ATGTCTGTCGCTTCCTATTCTTATCAGCTTCAGCCGGCCCGGGTACGGGTGGAGTTTTTCCGGCTACTTCCCATCTCCTTGTTTGTGGTGGCGTTCGGCGCTGCCTTTGGGTTGGCCGCTACCCAGAAAGGTCTTGAACCACTCCAGGCCGTGCTGATGAGTGCCACGGTCTTTGCCGGGGCCTCCCAGTTTGCCGCCGTCGATATGTGGGGCGCTGAAGTCTCTGTCCTCCCAATGATTGCCGTGGTCTTCGCCATTAACTCCCGCCACCTGCTGATGGGCGCTTCCCTGTACCCGATGCTCCGAGATGTATCGCCTGGCAAGCGCTACGGCCTTTTGCTGCTGCTGACAGACGCCAACTGGGCGGTTTCTGCCCAGGAGTATCAGAGCGGTCGGCGTAATCTGGAAGTCATTCTGGGAGGCGGCCTGGCTTTGTGGCTGGCCTGGATCATCGGAACGGGCCTTGGCGTTTATTTCGGCGGCCTGTTGCAGAATCCCAAATCCCTTGGGCTGGATATGGTGCTGGGCTGCTTCCTGCTGGCCATGGCCCTGGGCGGCAAGAAATCACCCAGGGTGCTCGTGGCCTGGACAGTGGCCGCGCTGGCATCACTGGCTGCCTGGAAGTGGCTGCCGCCCAATACCCATGTGGTGGTGGGTGCGCTTGCAGGGGGCGCGATCGGGTTTTTCTGGTTGGAGCAAAAACCTGCAGACACCCAGCGACAGCCGGATATTGAGGAGGCGAGTGATGGCCATTGA
- a CDS encoding Glu/Leu/Phe/Val family dehydrogenase: MLFSHPEFDNHEHLSFFCDPESGLKAIVAIHNTSRGPALGGCRMFPYASDEEAVRDVLRLSRGMTYKSALANLDLGGGKSVIIGDPRKQKTEALMEAMGRHLESLGGQYIAAEDSGTSVPDLKIMGRHTGHIAGIASRTGFDGNPSNGDPSPATAYGTFIGLKAAVKHKLGRDNLNGLKVAIQGIGNVGFRLARHLKDAGADLWVYDIHEDNMQRAVDQLGARPAAAQDILSLPVDVVAPCAMGAVLNDHSIPQLQARIVAGAANNLLEHPEHDAMLRDRGILYAPDFAINAGGIIDVFYERTGATPETVRAHVETIGDTLTEIFNRSDRSGRPTGEIANELAEERFKKHTAGASLAPERLARTG, translated from the coding sequence ATGCTATTCAGCCATCCCGAGTTCGATAACCACGAACATCTGTCCTTTTTCTGCGATCCCGAAAGCGGCCTGAAGGCCATCGTTGCTATCCATAACACTTCCCGCGGCCCCGCACTGGGTGGCTGCCGAATGTTTCCCTATGCCTCCGATGAAGAGGCGGTGCGCGACGTATTGCGGCTTTCACGGGGCATGACCTACAAATCGGCGCTCGCCAACCTGGATCTGGGTGGCGGCAAGTCGGTGATTATTGGTGACCCGCGCAAACAGAAAACCGAAGCGCTGATGGAGGCCATGGGCCGTCATCTGGAAAGTCTGGGCGGGCAGTACATTGCGGCAGAGGATTCCGGCACCAGCGTACCGGACCTCAAGATCATGGGCCGACACACCGGCCACATTGCCGGCATCGCCTCGCGGACCGGCTTCGACGGCAATCCCAGTAACGGCGACCCATCACCGGCAACTGCTTACGGGACGTTTATTGGCCTGAAGGCAGCGGTGAAACACAAACTCGGACGGGATAATCTCAACGGCTTGAAGGTGGCCATTCAGGGCATCGGCAATGTTGGTTTCCGGCTGGCCAGACACCTCAAGGACGCTGGCGCTGATCTCTGGGTGTATGACATCCACGAGGACAACATGCAGCGGGCAGTGGATCAGCTGGGAGCCAGACCGGCCGCCGCCCAGGACATTCTCTCCCTGCCGGTAGACGTGGTTGCGCCCTGCGCCATGGGCGCGGTACTGAACGATCACAGCATTCCCCAGCTGCAGGCCCGCATTGTCGCCGGCGCCGCCAATAACCTGCTGGAACACCCGGAGCATGATGCCATGCTGCGGGACCGGGGCATCCTCTATGCGCCGGATTTTGCCATCAACGCCGGTGGCATCATCGATGTGTTCTACGAGCGCACTGGCGCCACTCCGGAAACCGTTCGGGCCCACGTCGAGACCATCGGCGACACCCTGACCGAAATCTTCAACCGTTCCGACCGCTCAGGGCGCCCCACCGGGGAGATCGCCAACGAACTGGCGGAGGAACGGTTCAAAAAGCACACCGCCGGAGCCAGCCTGGCACCCGAGCGGTTGGCTCGCACCGGCTGA
- a CDS encoding NAD-dependent protein deacetylase, which translates to MSLTTHRSRPFSSSQRLPEPEQPPVLHKPEEAGALLAEFIHRYPRLLILTGAGVSTDSGIPDYRDGDGAWKRKQPVQHKAFMEDFYTRQRYWGRSLIGWPVMRNARPNPSHHYISDLELLNHSSLVVTQNVDRLHQKAGTRAVTDLHGRADEVVCMSCGYRCPRDEVHDRCADLNPGFQKYTAETAPDGDADLDVDFEDFRLADCPKCEGILKPDVVFFGDFVPKDRVYSALDTLKASDGLLVIGSSLMVYSGFRFCRYANEWNKPIATLNLGRTRAEDLVHLKLNARIGETLKASLDQL; encoded by the coding sequence ATGTCTTTGACCACGCACCGTAGCCGACCTTTCAGTTCCAGCCAGCGTCTGCCCGAGCCGGAGCAGCCGCCGGTTTTGCATAAGCCGGAGGAGGCCGGGGCATTGCTGGCGGAGTTTATCCATCGCTACCCCCGCTTGCTGATTCTGACCGGTGCCGGGGTCAGTACCGATTCGGGCATCCCGGATTACCGGGATGGCGATGGCGCCTGGAAGCGCAAGCAGCCGGTTCAGCACAAGGCGTTCATGGAAGACTTTTACACGCGCCAGCGCTACTGGGGCCGAAGTCTGATTGGCTGGCCGGTGATGCGCAACGCCAGGCCCAATCCCTCTCATCATTACATCTCCGATCTCGAACTGCTGAACCACAGCAGCCTGGTGGTTACCCAGAATGTCGACCGGCTTCACCAGAAGGCGGGTACCCGGGCGGTAACGGATTTGCACGGGCGGGCCGATGAGGTTGTGTGCATGAGTTGCGGCTACCGTTGCCCGCGGGATGAGGTGCACGATCGCTGCGCCGATCTGAACCCGGGCTTCCAGAAATACACGGCCGAGACAGCGCCGGACGGTGATGCCGATCTGGATGTCGATTTCGAGGATTTCCGGCTGGCGGACTGTCCGAAATGCGAGGGGATTCTTAAGCCGGATGTGGTGTTCTTCGGTGACTTCGTTCCGAAAGACCGGGTGTACTCGGCCCTGGATACGCTGAAAGCCAGTGATGGCCTTCTGGTGATCGGTTCGTCGTTGATGGTGTATTCCGGCTTCCGTTTCTGCCGGTACGCCAATGAGTGGAACAAGCCCATTGCCACACTGAATCTTGGGCGGACACGGGCCGAGGATCTGGTGCATCTGAAGTTGAATGCAAGGATCGGGGAGACCCTGAAGGCCTCCCTCGATCAGTTGTAG